TTCAGCATTATTGGATAAGTCGCTTGAGATGAGCAATGCAAAACTATTGCATATGGCCCAGGCCGGAGTGGACTGTATTATTAATGCCTGTCCGTTCTGCCATTTACAGTTAGATTTCGGGCAGGTTGAAATCAAAGATAAGTTCGGACATGAATACAACATCCCAGTGCTGCACTACTCGCAATTACTGGCTATCGCTATGGGACATTCACCAGAATCAGTGGGTTTGGACCTTAATTTCATTAAAAAAGAAGAATTCATGGATAAACTGGGTGGTTAGTAATGACTGATAATAAGATCGGTGTGTACCTGTGCAGATGCGGAGGCAATATCTCTGATGTGGTTGATGTTGAAGCAGTTGTTGAGGCTGTAAAGGATATGGACGATGTTGAGTCGGTCAATCTCCAGGACTACCTTTGCAGCAGTGCTGGTCAGGGTTCCATTGAACAGGATATTAAGGAGGGAAAAGTGAACCGTGTAGTTATCGGATCATGTTCCCCTAAACTTCATTTAGAGACCTTCAGAGCTATGGCACAAAAGGCTGGTATTAATCCCCAGATGCTGGAGATCACAAATCTGCGGGAGCAGGATTCATGGGTACATCCTGATGAACCTGAAGAAGCTACCCAGAAAGCTGCGGGGTTGATCAAAGGTGCTGTTTCCAGGATGGCAGCACTGGAACCCATGGAACCTATTGAAAAGAAGCTTGTGGACAGGGTTGTGGTGGTCGGCGGCGGTATTGCAGGTATCACAGCGGCTCTGGAGCTGGCAGATGATCACGAAGTTGTACTGGTTGAGAAGGAACCATTTATCGGAGGCCACATGATCGGGCTGTCCAAGACATTTCCTACTTATGATTGCTCCCAGTGTACGCTGACCCCTAAGATGGTCGCCATACACAATCATCCCAATATCACTATGTATACCCAGACCGAAGTGGAAAACGTGGAAGGGAGTTCAGGTGACTATACAATCACATTGGAACGAAATCCAAGGTATGTAGATGTGGAAACATGCACTTCATGCGGCAGGTGTGCCGCTAAATGTCCTGAAGATGCTATTAGTCTACCCTTTGCCCAGGCTATTCCCCAGGCTTACATTATCGATATGGAGAAATGCATACAATGCAAACGATGCCTTAAAGAGTGTCCGTTGGACGCTATTGACCTGGAAATTGAGACTGAAAAAGTTGAAGTGAACGCAGGTTCTGTGGTGATAGCTACCGGTTTTAAGCTATTCGACATTTCACGTATAGAGGAATACAATACCGACCACCCTGATATCATCACTGCAAAAGAGTTCGAGGAGATGCTCTCTGCCAGGAGCAACACTGGAATGCGGCTGCAAAAATCGGATGGTACCATGCCAGATAAGGTGGCCTTTGTGCTGTGTGTGGGCAGCCGGGATTTTGAGAAGTACAACAAGCACTGTAGCCGGGTATGCTGCCTGTATTCTATGAAGCAGGCGCATCTTGTGAAGAAGATGAACAAGGACGCTGAAGCGACGATATTCTATATTGATATGCGGGCTGCAGGACGGCGGTTCGAGGAATTTTATTACAGCACCCAGCAGGATGGCGTGGAATTTATTA
This genomic stretch from Methanosarcinales archaeon harbors:
- a CDS encoding FAD-dependent oxidoreductase gives rise to the protein MTDNKIGVYLCRCGGNISDVVDVEAVVEAVKDMDDVESVNLQDYLCSSAGQGSIEQDIKEGKVNRVVIGSCSPKLHLETFRAMAQKAGINPQMLEITNLREQDSWVHPDEPEEATQKAAGLIKGAVSRMAALEPMEPIEKKLVDRVVVVGGGIAGITAALELADDHEVVLVEKEPFIGGHMIGLSKTFPTYDCSQCTLTPKMVAIHNHPNITMYTQTEVENVEGSSGDYTITLERNPRYVDVETCTSCGRCAAKCPEDAISLPFAQAIPQAYIIDMEKCIQCKRCLKECPLDAIDLEIETEKVEVNAGSVVIATGFKLFDISRIEEYNTDHPDIITAKEFEEMLSARSNTGMRLQKSDGTMPDKVAFVLCVGSRDFEKYNKHCSRVCCLYSMKQAHLVKKMNKDAEATIFYIDMRAAGRRFEEFYYSTQQDGVEFIRGRIAQITPVDGGLRVRYEDTLLNTKEEDEFDMVVLCPSLEAAEGSRELARKLNIAIGDDGFIEEKHVKIDPVSSLNQAVYMAGCSIGPKDIHDSVTDGISAAHKTHQFLGKGKISISPEKPVINDMCNECGICVEECPYDALYGTDRPILEALACTGCGICAAMCPEKAIDIQNYTRDQLKSQIKGMLEAGPGIVVFIDLAAYAAADLAGVNRNKYSSKIRFVQVPSIHILDEDIVNFAFKEGAGGVMLVEGTTDERLVERSKALYGMLKKETRVHKKPIRYSHVETAQYEKMGNLFNVFAEQVKE